The DNA region CTGATCCACCTTTGCCTTATCCGCGTCGCTGAGGTCGCTATACCAGTCGGCAGACATCAAAGCCGAGCGGAACGGGGTGCCGGCCCCGATATCAGTATAGTGTTTCAAAAACTCGGTATGGCGAAAGATCAGCGCCACCACGGGTGGATTGTAATAGCCATCAACAACGCCCTGCTGCACCGCACCGGCAAATTCGGGCATATCAACCACAGCGCCCTGTACGCCCCAGTTCTTGAACAGTTCTATCTGCGTTGCATCAATCGCCCGCAGGCGCAGGCCGGCCATGTCTTCGACTTTGGTCACCGGGGTTTTGGCGTTGAACACACCCATGGTACCGCCCAATCCGGGCAGGCCAGCGATCCCTATGCCCTGCGCCTGCATCGAGGCTTTGATCCCCTCCAAGAGCTCGCTTTGGGTGTCCTGGGTGGCGCGGAAGAAATGCTCCATATCGTCGAACATATAGGGTGCAATAAAGCCGAGAATGCGCGGGTCGACCTCCTTGATCATCACAAAGTTGGTCAGGCCAAACTGCACCAGCCCCTGGCTCAGCTGGTCCACCACCTCTGGGTCCTTGCCAAGCGCGCCACTGGCAAAGACGCTGGCCTCCAGGCCCTGGTCGCGCAGGCCGGAGGCCAGATCTTCGGCATAGACGTAGTCGGAACAGGCAGCCACTGGCGGGCAACCAACGGCGATCTTGATCTCATCCGCCCAGAGCGGCGCAGCCGTCAGCAGAGTGGCGGTGGCGGCCAGCAGAAAATGTTTCATAATTGTCTCCCAAATTGGTCTGGTTATCGAACAAGCCCCAGCGCCCGAGGCAGGGTGAGGGTAATTTCGGGGTAGAAAATCAGCAGGATCAGCAGGGCGATCTGCACCGCGAGAAAGGGCAGTATGGCGAGGCTGAGCCGCATGTAATTGACGCCACTGGCGGCGGATATGACCATCAGGCAGCCGCCAAAGGGTGGTGAGATCAGGCCCAGCGTCAGGTTCAGGCAGCTCACCACACCCACATGTACCGGATCCGCGCCGCCAGCAATTGCCGCCGGGATCAGCACCGGCACCAGCAGAACCAAGGCCATCGAGATATCCATCACCATGCCGGCCAGGAACATTACGCCGCTGGCGAGCAAAAAGTAATAGGTGCTGCTCAGACCAAGGCTTTGGACCAAGGCGCCGATATGGTCCGGCACCTTCAGGATCCCCATCAGATAGCCAAAAACCGCCGCCGCAAACAGGATCATAAAGATCGAACCTGTCAGCATAACCGTGCGTTCTACGGCACCAGAGGCCAGCTTGGCGGAGATTTTGAAGGCGCCGACAATGCCGTTGCGGTCCCAACAGGCATAGAGAAACACCAGCGTGAGGGTTATGGCGACGGCAAGGCCGGCGGCCTCGGTTGGGGTGACGATGCCAAAGACGATGCCTGAAACGATGGTGATGGGGATTAGCAGGGCCGGCAGGGCTCGTAAAACAGTGGGTTTGACCGGCGGCAGGGTCTCTGCGGTGCCGCCGGGATGGTCTTCCCTGCGGGCGATCCAGAAGTTATAGGCGCCGAGGAAAACCGCCATCAGCAGGCCGGGAACAATCCCCCCGGCAAACAGGGCGGCCACCGAGACATTCATCAGGGCCGCATAAAAGATCATCACGATGCTGGGCGGAATGATTGGGCCGATAACACAGCTGGCGGCCGTCAGAGCCGCAGCAAATTCGCTGCGATATCCCCGTTCTGTCATCGCCGGGACCAGCGTATTGGTGGTGGCAGCCGCATCCGCCACGGCCGAGCCGGAAATGCCTGCCAGGAACACACTTGAGGCGATGTTCACATAGCCAAGCCCGCCTTTCAATCGCCCCACCAGCAGCATGGCCAGGTCAATCAGCACCCGCGTCACACCGCCTTTGGTCATGGTTTCACCAGCCAGAATGAACAGCGGCATGGCCAGAAAGGTAAAGACATCAATCTGGCTGAAAATGCGCTGCGGTAGAATGCCGAGATAGGCCGCATGATCGGTCAGGACAAAGGCCAGAACCGCCGCCGCCCCGGCAACATAGCTGATGGCAACGCCAGACATCACTGCCGCCAGAGCAAAGGTTATGAGCACGATCCAGATCATCTGTTCTCCTTGTTTGCAGGATCGTTTGATGATAGGAAAAATGTCAAGAATATTTTCGTATCGGAAAATCGTCATGTCCAAGACCCACACTTCCGAAGACTTTCAGGACAAGCGCGCCGCCTTTGGCG from Pseudophaeobacter arcticus DSM 23566 includes:
- a CDS encoding TRAP transporter substrate-binding protein, with the protein product MKHFLLAATATLLTAAPLWADEIKIAVGCPPVAACSDYVYAEDLASGLRDQGLEASVFASGALGKDPEVVDQLSQGLVQFGLTNFVMIKEVDPRILGFIAPYMFDDMEHFFRATQDTQSELLEGIKASMQAQGIGIAGLPGLGGTMGVFNAKTPVTKVEDMAGLRLRAIDATQIELFKNWGVQGAVVDMPEFAGAVQQGVVDGYYNPPVVALIFRHTEFLKHYTDIGAGTPFRSALMSADWYSDLSDADKAKVDQAVAQANAKNRAWTAKAAAGELAGLEKSGVTISTMSPEALADLKARSEQAWAGLMPAESVEAFRALAAKTR
- a CDS encoding TRAP transporter large permease, yielding MIWIVLITFALAAVMSGVAISYVAGAAAVLAFVLTDHAAYLGILPQRIFSQIDVFTFLAMPLFILAGETMTKGGVTRVLIDLAMLLVGRLKGGLGYVNIASSVFLAGISGSAVADAAATTNTLVPAMTERGYRSEFAAALTAASCVIGPIIPPSIVMIFYAALMNVSVAALFAGGIVPGLLMAVFLGAYNFWIARREDHPGGTAETLPPVKPTVLRALPALLIPITIVSGIVFGIVTPTEAAGLAVAITLTLVFLYACWDRNGIVGAFKISAKLASGAVERTVMLTGSIFMILFAAAVFGYLMGILKVPDHIGALVQSLGLSSTYYFLLASGVMFLAGMVMDISMALVLLVPVLIPAAIAGGADPVHVGVVSCLNLTLGLISPPFGGCLMVISAASGVNYMRLSLAILPFLAVQIALLILLIFYPEITLTLPRALGLVR